From the Streptomyces sp. NBC_01216 genome, the window GAGGACACCCCCGGGAACCCCCGCTACATCCAGACCCTGCGGGGCTTCGGCTACCGGTTCGGCCCCCTGTGAGGCGCGCCGAGAAGAGGGACACCGATCCGGCCGCCCCGCCCGCCCGACGCCGACGGTTCCGGCCGTTCGGGCTGCGGACCCGGCTCGTCATCGCCTTCCTCCTTGTCGCCGCCATCGGCTGCGGCACCACCGCCACCCTCACCTATCGGGCCGCCCGCAACGCGATCCTCGAACAGACCCAGGACACCGCGGTCTCCGCGTTCCGCGACCAGATCGGCCGCCTCATCACCCCGCTCCCCGTCAACCAGGACGGCCTGCGCGCCGCCGTGAACGAGGTCGCCAAGTGGGGCAAGCCCCGGCCCTGGCGCGTCTACGCCGAGTACGGCGACCTCTGGGCCTCCTCCACCACCTCCCGGACCATCGGCGCCACCGTCATCACTCCCGAACTCCGCGCCGGCGCCCAGGGCACGCCGTACGGCGCCTTCCAACGGGTCCTGCGCGACGGCGTCGCGTACCTCACCATCGCCATGCCCGCCGCCTTCCAGCCGCACGTGGCCACCGGCACCGTCCACCGCACCGGTCTGGTCTTCTACGCGGTCCTCGAACTCGACGTGGAGGAAGCCGACATCGAGGCGATGCTGGTCGCCGCCCGCGACGGTGTACTCCCCGCCCTGCTCGTCGCGCTCATCCCCGCCCTGCTCGCCGCCCGCAGCGTGCTGCGGCCCGTCCGGGAACTGCGCCGCGCCGCCCGCAATATGGGGCGCGGCGCGCTGGACACCCGCATCCCGGCCCGCGGGACCGGCGAACTCTCCGATCTCGCACGGACCTTCAACGAATCCGCCGCCGCCCTCGAGAGCTCCGTCGCCGAACTGCGGCGCGCCGAGGCCCGCGCCCGCCGTTTCGCCTCCGACGTCTCGCACGAGCTGCGCACCCCGCTGGCCGGGATGCTGGCGGTCACCGAGGTCCTCGACCAGGACGCGGGCGGCCTCGACTCCGACACCGCGCGTGCCGTGCGGCTCATCAGCGCGGAGACCGGGAAACTCGCCGTCCTCGTCGAGGACCTGATGGAGATCTCCCGGTTCGACGCGCGCGCCGCCGAACTCCACACCGACGAGGTCGACGTGGCCGACTCGATCCGCCGGACCCTTCAGAGCCGCCGCTGGACCGACGGCCCCGACGCGGTCGTCACCGAGCTCCCGGCCGGCATCCGCGCCCGCCTGGACCCGCGCCGCTTCGACGTCGTCGTCGCCAATCTGGTCGGCAACGCCCTGCGGCACGGCCGCCCACCCGTCACGGTCCGGCTGTTCGTCGACGGCTCCTGGCTGGTCACGGAGGTCGCCGACCGAGGGCCGGGTATTCCGGACGAGGTCCTGCCGCACGTCTTCGACCGCTTCTTCAAGGCCGACCAGGCCCGCACGCGCTCGTCCGGCAGCGGACTCGGACTCGCCATCACCCAGGAGAACGTACGGCTGCACGGCGGCACCGTGGAGGCGGCCGACCGGTCCGACGGCGGGGCCGTGTTCACCCTGAGGATGCCCCTGTGATCCGTGGCCGGGCGGTGGCCGCCGCGGTCGGGCTGGTGCTGGTCACCGCCGGTCTCGGGGGCTGCGGCGTGCGCAGGACCGACGTCATCGAGGCCGGCGCCCCGGCGACGATCGGCGTCGACACGCCTCCTCCGGACCGGATGCTGCTGTTCTTCGTCGACGCGCACGGCGGACTGATGCCCGTGGCCCGCCGCCTGGACGCGCCTCTTCCGGACGAGTCGTCCCCCGGCGACACGTCGGGGGACACGGGCGGGCGATCACCGGTCCCGGGCACCTCGGGCGGGTCCGGTGCGGCCTCGGACCGCCGCGGAAGGGTCGCCACCGAGAAGGTGCTCACCGTGCTCCAGTACGGTCCCGACTCCCGGGAACGGGCCGTCGGGATCACGTCCCGGCTCTCCCCGCCGCGCGCGGAGGCACCCGAGTTCACCGTCGAGG encodes:
- a CDS encoding HAMP domain-containing sensor histidine kinase, whose amino-acid sequence is MRRAEKRDTDPAAPPARRRRFRPFGLRTRLVIAFLLVAAIGCGTTATLTYRAARNAILEQTQDTAVSAFRDQIGRLITPLPVNQDGLRAAVNEVAKWGKPRPWRVYAEYGDLWASSTTSRTIGATVITPELRAGAQGTPYGAFQRVLRDGVAYLTIAMPAAFQPHVATGTVHRTGLVFYAVLELDVEEADIEAMLVAARDGVLPALLVALIPALLAARSVLRPVRELRRAARNMGRGALDTRIPARGTGELSDLARTFNESAAALESSVAELRRAEARARRFASDVSHELRTPLAGMLAVTEVLDQDAGGLDSDTARAVRLISAETGKLAVLVEDLMEISRFDARAAELHTDEVDVADSIRRTLQSRRWTDGPDAVVTELPAGIRARLDPRRFDVVVANLVGNALRHGRPPVTVRLFVDGSWLVTEVADRGPGIPDEVLPHVFDRFFKADQARTRSSGSGLGLAITQENVRLHGGTVEAADRSDGGAVFTLRMPL